One genomic window of Monodelphis domestica isolate mMonDom1 chromosome 1, mMonDom1.pri, whole genome shotgun sequence includes the following:
- the SETD6 gene encoding N-lysine methyltransferase SETD6 yields the protein MATAAKRPRVERLSQGGNSPLPDFLNWCRRVGLELSSKVSVTREGTVAGYGMVALEDVQRGELLFVVPRAVLLSQKTTAIRDLLEKEHGALQSQSGWVPLLLALLYEYLAEDSPWSCYFSLWPDLGSLQHPMFWSEGELRQLLQGTGVPEAVQRDLANISQEYDAIVQPFLEAHPEIFPPQARSLELYRRLVAMVMAYSFQEPLEEEEDEKEPNPPMMVPAADILNHVANHNANLEYSPEYLRMVATQPILKGQEIFNTYGQMANWQLVHMYGFAEPYPGNTDDTADIQMVTVRAAALQGTTTEEERCLMCERWDFLCQLEMVGEEGAFVIGREEVLTEEELSATLKVLCMPAKEFRELKEQDGWEEDDGDDSITLTNKTIPKLKASWKTLLRASILLTLQAYATDLKSEQELLSNKEAGAKLSWREEQALQVRYGQKRILHHLLELTSS from the exons ATGGCGACTGCAGCGAAGCGACCGAGG GTGGAGAGGCTCTCCCAAGGCGGGAACAGCCCTCTCCCGGATTTCCTAAATTGGTGCCGCAGGGTCGGACTGGAGCTGAGTTCCAAG GTTTCGGTGACCCGGGAGGGCACTGTGGCAGGCTACGGGATGGTGGCCCTGGAGGACGTACAGCGCGGGGAGCTGCTCTTCGTGGTACCTCGGGCTGTGCTCCTGTCCCAAAAAACCACTGCCATTCGGGACCTCCTGGAAAAAG AGCATGGGGCCCTGCAGAGCCAATCGGGCTGGGTACCCCTTCTCCTGGCCCTCCTCTACGAGTACCTGGCCGAGGATTCGCCCTGGAGCTGCTACTTCTCCCTCTGGCCCGACCTGGGCAGCCTGCAGCACCCCATGTTCTG GTCAGAGGGAGAACTGAGACAACTCCTACAGGGTACTGGTGTGCCTGAAGCTGTGCAAAGGGACCTGGCCAATATCAGTCAAGAGTATGATGCCATTGTCCAGCCCTTCTTGGAGGCTCATCCAGAGATCTTCCCTCCACAGGCCCGATCTCTGGAGCTCTACCGCCGACTTGTGGCTATGGTCATGGCCTACAG TTTTCAGGAGCCActtgaagaagaggaagatgagaaggAGCCTAATCCCCCTATGATGGTGCCAGCTGCTGATATCCTGAACCATGTGGCAAACCACAATGCCAACCTGGAATACTCTCCA GAATATTTAAGAATGGTAGCTACCCAGCCAATCCTCAAAGGCCAAGAGATCTTTAACACCTATGGCCAGATGGCCAACTGGCAACTGGTCCATATGTATGGCTTTGCTGAACCGTATCCTGGGAACACAGATGACACAGCTGACATTCAAATGGTGACAGTTCGAGCAGCGGCCCTACAGG GAACCACAACTGAGGAAGAGAGATGCCTGATGTGTGAGCGTTGGGATTTCTTGTGCCAGCTGGAGATGGTAGGCGAGGAGGGTGCATTTGTAATTGGCAGAGAAGAGGTGCTCACTGAGGAGGAGTTGTCTGCTACCCTTAAG GTGCTCTGCATGCCAGCTAAGGAGTTCAGGGAACTTAAGGAACAAGATGGCTGGGAGgaagatgatggtgatgacaGCATAACACTGACTAATAAAACTATTCCCAAACTCAAAGCTTCATGGAAGACACTCCTCCGAGCCAGTATCCTGCTGACCCTGCAGGCTTATGCTACAGACTTAAAAAGTGAACAGGAACTACTTAGCAACAAGGAGGCTGGGGCCAAACTCAGCTGGAGGGAAGAGCAGGCTTTGCAGGTACGCTATGGTCAAAAGAGGATCTTGCATCACCTGTTGGAACTGACCAGTTCCTAA